CGCTCAACCCGGAGATGAACCTCATGATTACCTTATACGGTTTCGCGCTCAGCAACTATTACAACAAAACCAAACTGGCCCTGCTCGAAAAAGGCATTCCGTTCAACGAAGAGGTGGTGAGGCCGTCCCAGGATGCGGCCGTCTTAAAGCGCTCGCCGCTGGGCAAAATCCCGTTCATCAAGACCGACGGCGGTTACCTGTCCGAATCGCAGGCGATCCTCGAATACCTGGAAGACACCTACCCCGAACAGCCTCTGTATCCGGCCAATGTTTTTGAACGCGCCAAATGCCGGGAGTTCATCCAGCATCTGGAGCTGAACGTGGAACTGGTTGCGCGCCGCATTTACGGAGAGGCGCTGTTCGGCGCGCCGGTTTCTCAGGAAATCAAGGACGAAGTCAGGCAGAAAGTCGAAGCGGGCCTCGAAGGTGTGATGCGTCTGGCGCGTTTTTCGCCTTATGTGCTTGGCGAAAGCTTCACCGCGGCCGACATCGTCGCTTGGTTGCATCTGGGCCTGATCGGGATGGCGACGCAAAAGCTTTACGGCGAGAATCTGGTTGCGGCGCATGTGCCGGGTATCGTGGATTACTTCGAACAAATGGAAAGCCGGCCTCACGTCAAGCAGGTCGCGGAAGGCCGGGACGCGGCGGTCCAGGCCTTTTTTGCGCAAAAATAGGACGGCTTGCCGGCAATGCCGTTAAGAAGTTAATGCGTGAAGGGTGGATAAGTCCCGTAGGTTGGGTTAGCGAAGCGTAACCCAACGGGATTCGGCTTCGAGCGTTGGGTTACGGCTGGCGCCTAACCCAACCTACTGGGCTTCCCCCTTTGAAAAAGGGGGATCGAGGGGGATTTATTAAAAAAATCTCCCCTAACCCCTCTTTTTCAAAGAGGGGGACTGAACGCATAGGCGCTAAAAAGCTACGCAATGCGAACAGGGTAAAACCGGGAAGTTATTTCCGCCCAAATCCTTAGCGGCATTGCACTTACCGGAACAAGTCCGTCTGGCCCCCCGGAAGCGGTGGCCGGAACAGGTCCTGATTGAAGCCGGGCGAACCGGGAAAAGCCAGCCGTTTATAGGCCAGCCTGAAGCGCTGGCCGAGCAGGCCGGCGTATTCGCCGGTACCGGTCATCCGCGTCCCGAAAGCCGAATCATAGGCCTTGCCGCCGCGCGCCTCGAAAATCCGGTGCAGTACGCGCTCGGCCTTCAACGGCCCATGCGTACGCAGCCATTCGCCGAACAGATCGCGGAGTTCGAGCGGCAGGCGCAGCAGTACGTAGCCCGCATCGACCGCGCCGGCCTGGCGGCTTTCGCTCAGAATCTTTTCGAGCTCTTCGTCGTTCAGTATCGGAATCAAGGGCGCGACCAGCACCGACACCGGAATGCCGGCCGCCGCCAAGCGCTCGACCGTTTGCAGGCGCCGGTGCGGGGCCGCCGCGCGCGGTTCCAGGCGGCGCGCCAGCTCGGCCTTTAGCGTCGTGATCGAGACCGCAACCTGCGCCAGGCCGTTTGCAGCCATCTCCGCCAAAATGTCCAGGTCGCGCTCGATCAGCGCGGACTTGGTCACGATCGAAACCGGATGCCGGGTTTCCTGCAGCACTTCGAGAATCCGCCGGGTCAGGCCAAGCCTGCGTTCGACCGGCTGGTAGGCGTCGGTATTGATGCCCAGCGCGATCGGAGCCGCACGGTAGCGGCGGGCGCCGAGCTCTTCGCGCAGCCGTTCGGGCGCATCGGGCTTGTAAAACAGCCGGGTTTCGAAATCGAGCCCCGGCGACAGTCCCAGATAGGCATGGCCGGGGGGCGAAACAATAGGCGCAGCCGTGCTCGCAGCCGCGGTACGGGTTGATCGAGCGGTCGAACGGCACGTCCGGCGACTGGTTGTACGCAATCACCGTCTTCGCCGTATCGACGCTCAACGTCGTTGGAACGCGCGCCGGCCGCTCATCAAGGCTGCCCCAGCCGTCGTCGAACGCCTCTTTCGTGGCGCTCTCGAAGCGCCCCGTACGGATGCTCAAAGCACCGCGCCCTTTGCGAGCCTGCGGAGGAAGCGTATTATGCTCGTCGTGGTTCATCGCTTATCTTTTAACTTCTGGCTTCGGAATTTCGGATGACTCCTTTATCGTTGATTCGCGGCATCTTGATCGATCTCGACGGGGTCCTGTATGTCGGCTCCCGGACCGTGGACGGCGCCATCGAAGCCGTCCGCGAAATCAAGCGGCGCGGCTACTGCTGCCGCTTCGTCACCAATACCAGCACCTTGTCCCGCGCTTCGCTGCACAAAAAACTGGC
The genomic region above belongs to Methylomicrobium agile and contains:
- a CDS encoding glutathione S-transferase family protein, translating into MITLYGFALSNYYNKTKLALLEKGIPFNEEVVRPSQDAAVLKRSPLGKIPFIKTDGGYLSESQAILEYLEDTYPEQPLYPANVFERAKCREFIQHLELNVELVARRIYGEALFGAPVSQEIKDEVRQKVEAGLEGVMRLARFSPYVLGESFTAADIVAWLHLGLIGMATQKLYGENLVAAHVPGIVDYFEQMESRPHVKQVAEGRDAAVQAFFAQK
- a CDS encoding PA0069 family radical SAM protein gives rise to the protein MRTTSRRTCRSTARSTRTAAASTAAPIVSPPGHAYLGLSPGLDFETRLFYKPDAPERLREELGARRYRAAPIALGINTDAYQPVERRLGLTRRILEVLQETRHPVSIVTKSALIERDLDILAEMAANGLAQVAVSITTLKAELARRLEPRAAAPHRRLQTVERLAAAGIPVSVLVAPLIPILNDEELEKILSESRQAGAVDAGYVLLRLPLELRDLFGEWLRTHGPLKAERVLHRIFEARGGKAYDSAFGTRMTGTGEYAGLLGQRFRLAYKRLAFPGSPGFNQDLFRPPLPGGQTDLFR